In one Chitinispirillales bacterium ANBcel5 genomic region, the following are encoded:
- the rpmJ gene encoding 50S ribosomal protein L36 gives MKVRASVKKICNGCKVIRRRGVVRVICSKSPKHKQRQG, from the coding sequence TTGAAAGTACGGGCTTCAGTAAAAAAGATATGTAACGGATGCAAAGTTATTCGTCGCAGAGGGGTAGTCAGGGTTATTTGCTCAAAATCGCCAAAGCACAAGCAGCGTCAGGGCTGA
- the rpsD gene encoding 30S ribosomal protein S4, which yields MAVYRGPRCRQCRREGTKLMLKGERCKTEKCAIERRPFPPGMRVSKRRRAATEYNNQLREKQKIRRIYGVLENQFRLYFKAASNRPGVTGENLLQLLELRLDNIVYRLGLAPSRSSARQLVLHNHLLINGKKVNVPSYRVKEGDTIQVKEKSNNLELIHSSLKGLRDIPDWLSIDKVKLTGQVVRVPDRASIPVNVEEQLVVELYSR from the coding sequence ATGGCAGTATATCGAGGCCCACGGTGTAGGCAATGCCGCAGGGAAGGAACGAAATTGATGCTTAAGGGGGAGCGTTGCAAGACTGAGAAGTGTGCAATAGAACGCAGGCCGTTTCCTCCTGGTATGCGTGTTTCAAAACGTAGACGTGCAGCAACAGAGTATAACAATCAGTTGCGTGAAAAGCAGAAAATCAGAAGGATTTATGGTGTGCTGGAGAACCAGTTCAGGCTGTACTTTAAGGCTGCATCAAACCGTCCTGGTGTGACCGGTGAGAATCTACTTCAACTTCTTGAATTGAGGTTAGATAACATTGTTTACAGATTGGGGCTTGCTCCATCACGTAGCAGTGCACGTCAATTAGTACTTCATAACCATTTACTCATAAATGGTAAAAAAGTAAACGTCCCTTCATATCGTGTAAAAGAAGGCGACACTATTCAGGTTAAAGAAAAAAGTAATAATTTAGAGCTTATACATAGCTCTTTAAAAGGGCTACGGGATATACCGGATTGGCTCAGTATAGATAAAGTGAAGTTAACAGGTCAAGTAGTACGCGTGCCGGATCGCGCCTCTATACCGGTAAATGTTGAGGAGCAACTTGTTGTTGAATTGTACTCCAGATAA
- the infA gene encoding translation initiation factor IF-1 — protein MAKNDSIQVEGTVTETLPNATFKVQLEGKHEILAHISGKMRMNYIRILPGDKVLVELSPYDLTRGRIVYRYK, from the coding sequence ATGGCAAAAAACGATTCAATTCAGGTTGAAGGTACAGTAACGGAAACACTACCAAATGCAACTTTCAAGGTACAGCTTGAAGGGAAGCATGAGATACTTGCCCACATTTCCGGCAAGATGCGCATGAACTATATCCGGATACTTCCAGGGGATAAGGTGTTAGTTGAGCTTTCACCTTATGATCTGACACGTGGACGTATAGTGTACCGTTATAAATAA
- a CDS encoding DNA-directed RNA polymerase subunit alpha, with protein sequence MKWKSLLMPKGVQIENPENIPNFGKIIVEPLERGWGHTLGNALRRILLSSLQGAAVISVRVEGAAHEYSTLDGVVEDVSDIILNLKKLRLKLVADQDAVLKLEVSGEGEVKASDIEKNPDVEVLNPDLHIATINSDAKLMIEMRVSDGRGYVPAEMNKREDDPVGTIAIDSLFSPVTKVNYIVENTRVGQRTDLDKITFDVWTDGSLNVEDALGYASKLLYDHLELFINIEGEFEPVEETVRDEKTEKLRQLLKMRVDELELSVRSNNCLRAANIHTLADLVRNQESDMLKYKNFGRKSLIELNHVLGNLGLTFGMDVDKVMGQEQESA encoded by the coding sequence ATGAAATGGAAAAGCTTGTTGATGCCCAAGGGCGTCCAGATAGAGAATCCGGAAAACATACCAAATTTCGGTAAAATTATTGTAGAGCCACTTGAAAGAGGGTGGGGACATACTTTAGGAAATGCTCTGAGAAGAATACTGCTTTCTTCACTACAGGGTGCTGCAGTGATATCTGTTAGGGTCGAGGGTGCTGCACACGAATACTCAACACTCGATGGAGTAGTTGAGGATGTTAGCGATATCATTTTGAACCTTAAAAAGCTTAGATTGAAGTTAGTAGCTGATCAGGATGCTGTTCTTAAGCTTGAGGTGAGCGGTGAGGGAGAGGTGAAAGCATCGGATATTGAGAAAAATCCAGATGTGGAAGTGTTAAATCCTGATTTGCATATCGCTACTATCAACTCTGATGCAAAACTTATGATTGAAATGCGTGTTTCGGATGGTAGAGGGTATGTACCTGCAGAGATGAACAAAAGAGAAGATGATCCTGTCGGTACTATTGCCATTGATTCTTTATTTTCACCGGTAACTAAGGTTAACTACATTGTTGAAAATACAAGAGTTGGACAACGTACTGATCTTGATAAAATCACCTTTGATGTTTGGACAGACGGAAGCTTAAATGTGGAAGATGCACTTGGCTATGCTTCTAAACTTCTTTATGATCACCTTGAATTATTTATTAACATTGAAGGTGAATTTGAACCCGTAGAAGAAACTGTTCGTGACGAGAAGACTGAAAAACTAAGACAACTGCTCAAAATGAGGGTTGATGAACTGGAGCTTTCTGTAAGATCAAACAATTGTCTCAGAGCTGCAAATATTCACACCCTTGCTGATTTGGTTAGAAACCAGGAATCAGACATGCTTAAATATAAGAACTTTGGAAGAAAATCTCTTATTGAGCTTAATCATGTACTGGGCAATTTAGGATTAACATTCGGTATGGATGTTGACAAAGTAATGGGGCAGGAACAAGAATCTGCCTGA
- the rpsK gene encoding 30S ribosomal protein S11, whose amino-acid sequence MNKDSAAHAAKKIKKKATAEGVAHIRSTFNNTIINITDARGNVIAWNTPGKSGFKGSRKSTPFAAGIAAEVVGKLAYDAGVRKLEVHLRGAGNGREGAIRSLAAAGLKIVAIKDFTAVPHNGCRPPKKRRV is encoded by the coding sequence ATGAATAAAGATTCTGCAGCACATGCAGCCAAGAAGATCAAAAAGAAAGCAACCGCGGAAGGTGTTGCTCACATTCGATCTACATTTAACAATACCATTATCAATATAACAGACGCCCGGGGAAATGTAATAGCGTGGAATACACCCGGTAAGTCGGGATTTAAAGGCTCACGTAAAAGCACTCCATTTGCAGCAGGTATTGCTGCTGAAGTGGTTGGAAAACTTGCTTATGATGCTGGGGTACGTAAACTTGAAGTTCATCTTCGCGGTGCGGGTAATGGAAGAGAAGGTGCTATCAGGTCCTTGGCGGCTGCTGGACTAAAGATAGTAGCGATAAAAGATTTTACTGCTGTACCGCATAATGGCTGTCGTCCGCCTAAAAAGCGTAGGGTTTAA
- the rpsM gene encoding 30S ribosomal protein S13: protein MARVAGVDIPNDKRGEIALTYVLGIGRTSAVEILQKASIEPNTKIKDLTDEQLDVIRRIIDDEYQTEGNLRANTRMNIKRLMDIGCYRGLRHRRGLPARGQRTRTNSRTRKGPRRTIAGKKKAPTK from the coding sequence ATGGCTCGTGTAGCAGGGGTCGACATTCCTAACGACAAAAGAGGCGAAATAGCTCTTACGTATGTATTGGGTATCGGACGTACATCAGCAGTTGAAATTCTTCAGAAGGCTTCAATTGAGCCTAATACAAAGATTAAAGATCTGACTGATGAACAACTTGATGTAATTAGACGAATTATTGATGATGAATATCAAACTGAGGGTAATCTTCGTGCCAATACCCGTATGAATATCAAGCGGCTTATGGATATTGGATGTTATCGTGGTTTACGTCACCGCAGGGGATTACCTGCCCGTGGTCAGCGCACTCGTACCAACAGTCGAACCCGCAAGGGACCACGCCGTACAATTGCAGGTAAAAAGAAGGCTCCTACCAAGTAG
- the secY gene encoding preprotein translocase subunit SecY: MLDTVKNIFRIPELRKRIIFTLVVIFIYRIGGHVPTPGVNPQVLAEFFGRTQNSLFGLYDMFVGGAFKRLTVFALGIMPYISASIIIQLLGTVFPYFHKLQREGAEGRKKITQYTRYGTVILALIQAIGISVFIQNITSETGESAVVPFMQGFLFMFTTAISLTTGTILIMWLGEQITNRGVGNGISLIIFIGIVAGLPAAVYGEFQQIFVGTRHPIISLVLLAIILAMTAFVVMMTQAMRRIPIQTPKKVVGTKMYAGQNTVLPLRLNMAGVIPVIFASSLMTFPGMIGSFFPESGVMEDISRLFAPGGILYSIIYGLLIIFFTYFYTAIIFNPVDIADNLKRSGGFIPGIRPGKKTAEFLDNVLTRITLPGSVFLAFIAIAPFLVMGAMRIDFYFGGTSVLIVVGVALDTLQQLESHLQSRNYEGFMKKGRLRGRRY; this comes from the coding sequence GTGCTTGATACTGTAAAGAACATATTCAGAATTCCTGAGCTAAGAAAAAGGATAATCTTCACTCTTGTAGTTATTTTCATATACAGGATTGGAGGACATGTTCCAACACCTGGAGTGAATCCTCAGGTGTTAGCTGAATTTTTCGGCAGGACCCAAAACAGTTTGTTTGGGTTATACGACATGTTTGTTGGTGGGGCATTTAAGAGGCTTACTGTATTTGCATTAGGTATTATGCCCTACATCAGTGCTTCAATTATTATTCAGTTACTTGGTACTGTTTTTCCCTACTTTCATAAGCTACAAAGAGAGGGTGCGGAAGGAAGAAAGAAAATCACTCAGTACACAAGATACGGCACTGTTATCTTAGCTCTTATACAGGCTATTGGAATAAGCGTTTTCATACAGAATATTACTTCTGAAACAGGTGAAAGTGCCGTTGTTCCGTTTATGCAGGGTTTTTTGTTTATGTTCACTACAGCAATAAGTTTGACCACCGGAACAATACTTATAATGTGGCTTGGTGAGCAGATTACCAACCGGGGGGTTGGTAATGGTATCTCGCTAATAATATTTATAGGAATTGTAGCTGGTCTGCCTGCTGCAGTTTATGGTGAATTTCAGCAGATCTTTGTTGGTACAAGGCACCCCATAATATCGTTGGTTCTCCTGGCTATTATTCTTGCTATGACTGCATTTGTTGTTATGATGACTCAGGCTATGAGACGGATTCCCATCCAGACGCCTAAAAAGGTCGTTGGTACCAAGATGTATGCAGGGCAGAATACCGTTTTACCACTCAGGCTCAATATGGCTGGTGTTATCCCTGTTATTTTTGCTTCATCGCTTATGACTTTTCCAGGAATGATAGGAAGTTTCTTTCCGGAATCGGGAGTTATGGAAGATATTTCAAGACTTTTTGCCCCCGGAGGAATTCTTTATTCTATTATCTATGGGTTATTAATTATATTCTTTACCTATTTTTATACAGCTATTATTTTCAATCCGGTCGATATCGCAGATAACCTTAAGCGATCCGGTGGTTTTATACCAGGAATAAGACCGGGCAAAAAGACTGCAGAGTTTTTGGATAATGTTTTGACACGAATAACGTTACCAGGGTCTGTTTTTCTGGCTTTTATAGCTATCGCACCCTTTCTAGTTATGGGCGCAATGAGAATTGATTTTTACTTTGGTGGTACAAGTGTACTAATTGTTGTGGGTGTTGCACTGGATACACTGCAGCAACTGGAATCGCACTTACAGAGTCGAAACTACGAAGGATTTATGAAAAAGGGCCGCTTACGTGGCAGGAGATACTAA